One segment of Balaenoptera ricei isolate mBalRic1 chromosome 8, mBalRic1.hap2, whole genome shotgun sequence DNA contains the following:
- the HTATIP2 gene encoding oxidoreductase HTATIP2 — protein MSLPAALSAALAAAVLVVALLVLQPEDAGPGAGSSMAETEALRRLREDFRMQNKSVFILGASGETGRVLLKEILEQGLFSKVTLIGRRKLTFDEEAYKNVNQEVVDFEKLDDYASAFQGHDVGFCCLGTTRKKAGEEGFVHVDRDYVLKSAELAKAGGCKHFNLLSSKGADKSSNFLYLQVKGEVEARVEELKFDRYSIFRPGVLLCDRQEFRPGEWLVRKFFGSLPESWASGHSVPVMTVVRAMLNNAVRPSDKKKELLDNEAIHDLGKADGSLKP, from the exons CGGGGCCGGGGGCCGGCTCCAG CATGGCTGAGACAGAAGCGCTACGGAGGCTTCGGGAAGACTTCAGGATGCAGAATAAATCCGTCTTTATTTTGGGTGCCAGCGGGGAAACCGGCAGAGTGCTCTTGAAAGAAATCCTGGAGCAGGGCCTGTTTTCCAAAGTCACGCTGATTGGCCGGAGGAAGCTCACCTTCGACGAGGAAGCTTATAAAAACGTG AATCAAGAAGTGGTGGACTTTGAGAAATTGGATGACTACGCTTCTGCCTTTCAAGGTCatgatgttggattctgttgcCTGGGTACCACCAGAAAGAAAGCTGGGGAG GAGGGATTTGTTCATGTTGATCGAGATTATGTCCTGAAGTCTGCAGAGCTGGCAAAAGCTGGAGGGTGCAAACATTTCAACTTGCTGTCCTCTAAGGGAGCTGATAAGTCAAGCAATTTTTTGTATCTGCAAGTCAAG gGGGAAGTGGAAGCTAGGGTTGAAGAGTTAAAATTTGATCGTTACTCCATATTTAGGCCCGG agTTCTATTATGTGATAGGCAAGAATTTCGCCCAGGTGAATGGTTGGTTAGGAAGTTCTTTGGCTCCTTACCAGAATCTTGGGCCAGCGGTCACTCTGTGCCAGTGATGACGGTGGTTAGAGCAATGCTGAACAACGCAGTGAGACCAAGTGACAAGAAGAAGGAACTGCTGGATAACGAGGCCATCCACGACCTGGGGAAAGCTGATGGCTCTCTCAAGCCGTGA